A single region of the Lysinibacillus sp. B2A1 genome encodes:
- a CDS encoding MFS transporter, giving the protein MTQQKSNKAALYILMFNMFIAMGSIGIIIPVMPEYLRIFGAAGQVLGMLIATFAFAQFVFSPIAGNLSDQYGRKNLIIFGLILTGLAQIGFGLSTEVWMLFLARFLGGLGSAFVAPPIMAFVADVTTYEERGKGMGMLGAAMSLGFMIGPGIGGFLSQVSLHFPFYTAGAAAILAAILSFFLLPSTKPNAAQKMHKQDNLAKQMVRSVHMPYFVMLIIMMVFSFGIANFQTTLSLFVTDKFHYTPGDIAIILVVGGAFGVVVQMFVITPLFNRYGEMKVVLVNLFIAAVSIYLILFVSGFALILVVATIFSTATTLIRPAVNTLISKLAENEQGFAAGLNNAYMSLGNMIGPALAGILFDWNMNSPYIFGAIILMTCFFLALIWTMKKAPHLMQPDSK; this is encoded by the coding sequence ATGACCCAGCAGAAGTCTAATAAGGCGGCTTTGTATATTTTAATGTTTAATATGTTTATCGCAATGGGGAGTATTGGGATTATTATTCCTGTCATGCCAGAGTATTTAAGAATATTTGGTGCTGCAGGACAAGTTCTAGGCATGCTTATTGCAACGTTCGCCTTTGCTCAATTCGTTTTTTCTCCAATTGCTGGGAATCTTTCGGATCAGTATGGTCGAAAAAATCTAATAATTTTCGGACTGATACTAACAGGACTTGCACAAATCGGTTTTGGGCTCTCTACAGAAGTGTGGATGCTCTTCTTAGCACGCTTTTTAGGTGGTCTTGGATCAGCCTTTGTTGCACCTCCTATTATGGCATTTGTAGCAGATGTTACAACATATGAAGAACGAGGAAAAGGGATGGGGATGCTCGGTGCTGCCATGTCTCTTGGCTTTATGATTGGGCCAGGTATTGGTGGATTCTTATCGCAAGTCAGCTTACATTTTCCATTCTATACAGCTGGAGCGGCTGCTATTTTAGCTGCTATTTTATCGTTCTTTTTATTACCATCTACTAAACCAAACGCAGCACAAAAAATGCATAAGCAAGACAATCTTGCAAAACAAATGGTACGTTCAGTACATATGCCTTACTTTGTTATGCTTATTATTATGATGGTATTCTCGTTCGGAATTGCTAATTTCCAAACGACTTTATCATTATTTGTTACAGATAAGTTTCATTATACACCTGGAGATATTGCTATTATTTTAGTAGTGGGTGGTGCTTTTGGTGTAGTTGTACAAATGTTTGTCATTACACCACTCTTTAATCGCTACGGTGAAATGAAGGTCGTATTAGTCAATTTATTTATTGCTGCCGTATCTATCTACTTAATATTATTCGTATCTGGGTTTGCCCTTATTTTAGTTGTTGCGACAATCTTCTCGACAGCCACAACATTAATTCGTCCTGCTGTTAACACATTGATCTCTAAGCTTGCTGAAAATGAGCAAGGATTTGCTGCAGGTCTAAATAATGCCTATATGAGTCTTGGGAATATGATTGGTCCAGCATTGGCAGGTATTTTATTCGATTGGAATATGAATAGCCCTTATATATTTGGTGCTATAATTTTGATGACTTGCTTCTTCCTTGCCCTTATTTGGACAATGAAAAAGGCACCACATCTTATGCAGCCTGATTCTAAATAA
- a CDS encoding AAA family ATPase: MAFTEQQYVEMSMKLQQVKEEIHRFIVGQEEAIDYTLYAVLADGHALLEGLPGLGKTMLIRTISEVLDLSFSRIQFTPDLMPADITGTSMIERTADGKQQFTFQPGPIFSQMVLADEINRATPKTQSALLEAMGEKTVTILGDTKRMAKPFFVLATQNPIEMEGTYPLPEAQMDRFLCKILVPYPKKSELMEIMKRTTGAQEIGLQKIMDTEVLIEAQQMVKEILVADEMLEFATDLVVATHPERVDAIDEVKQYAMYGSGPRGLQSLIKLAKARALMNGRFHVSVADIKSVAKPVLRHRMLLNYEGEASGKTADDVIDVILEKVQQGVSK; encoded by the coding sequence ATGGCATTTACAGAGCAACAGTATGTTGAAATGAGTATGAAATTGCAGCAGGTGAAGGAAGAAATTCATCGCTTTATTGTCGGTCAAGAGGAAGCAATCGATTATACATTGTACGCGGTGCTCGCTGATGGTCACGCATTGTTAGAGGGGTTACCAGGCTTAGGAAAAACGATGTTAATTCGTACGATTTCTGAGGTACTTGATTTATCGTTTTCGCGTATTCAATTTACACCTGATCTTATGCCAGCAGATATTACTGGAACAAGTATGATTGAGCGTACAGCAGACGGTAAACAGCAGTTTACATTCCAGCCAGGTCCGATTTTTAGTCAGATGGTGTTAGCGGATGAAATAAACCGTGCAACACCTAAAACACAAAGTGCATTGCTTGAGGCTATGGGAGAAAAGACGGTTACGATTTTAGGGGATACAAAAAGGATGGCTAAGCCCTTTTTTGTGTTAGCTACGCAAAACCCGATTGAGATGGAGGGAACCTATCCATTGCCTGAGGCGCAAATGGACCGTTTTCTATGTAAAATACTTGTCCCATATCCTAAGAAAAGTGAGCTAATGGAAATTATGAAGCGTACAACAGGCGCTCAGGAAATAGGCTTGCAAAAAATAATGGATACAGAGGTACTTATCGAGGCACAGCAAATGGTAAAGGAAATACTGGTTGCAGATGAAATGCTTGAATTTGCAACGGACCTAGTTGTTGCTACACATCCTGAAAGAGTGGATGCCATAGACGAGGTCAAGCAATATGCGATGTATGGTAGTGGTCCGCGTGGTTTGCAAAGCTTAATAAAGCTAGCGAAGGCTAGAGCACTCATGAATGGGCGTTTTCATGTTTCTGTAGCAGACATTAAATCTGTAGCGAAGCCAGTATTACGTCATCGTATGCTGTTGAATTATGAAGGGGAGGCTTCAGGAAAAACAGCGGATGATGTGATAGATGTTATTTTAGAAAAAGTACAGCAAGGTGTTAGCAAGTGA
- a CDS encoding ABC transporter permease, giving the protein MMERFYNPVLVKELKLRFRSFKSFSGLMFYLAVLCIFIAGFLLLTTGFTGRGFFSPDASFMMFTVLTILQMALVLFITPSLTAGAISSEREKQTLNILLTTTQSSTQIIIGKLLSSVAFLVLMLIAGLPLYSLVFLFGGVSPSQLISIFLFYLVTVVAIGSIGVMFSTITKRTIVAMIATYGSIIFLGGITAFFFFLTMAFHQMGNNIGTNTSYMTYFWASINPGALMLTLISPEMGDALSELSGVKLPVWVTYLIGYILIIVVCLTIAIKKLRANMKSNR; this is encoded by the coding sequence ATGATGGAACGATTTTATAATCCGGTACTCGTAAAAGAATTAAAATTACGCTTCCGTTCTTTTAAAAGCTTTTCAGGATTGATGTTTTATTTAGCAGTACTTTGTATTTTTATAGCGGGATTCCTTCTATTAACAACTGGATTCACAGGCAGAGGCTTTTTTAGTCCAGATGCTAGCTTTATGATGTTTACTGTACTAACTATTTTACAGATGGCTCTTGTTCTATTTATTACACCAAGCTTGACTGCTGGTGCCATTAGTAGTGAAAGGGAAAAGCAAACATTAAATATTTTACTAACAACAACACAAAGCTCAACACAAATCATTATTGGCAAACTACTCTCTTCGGTAGCATTTTTAGTGTTAATGCTAATCGCGGGGCTACCATTATATAGTTTAGTATTTTTATTTGGCGGGGTTTCACCATCTCAGTTAATTTCAATATTTTTATTTTATTTAGTAACAGTAGTTGCAATAGGTAGTATTGGGGTAATGTTTTCAACTATTACAAAAAGAACAATCGTTGCCATGATAGCAACATATGGCTCAATCATCTTTTTAGGTGGCATTACGGCATTTTTCTTCTTTTTAACAATGGCTTTCCATCAAATGGGAAACAACATTGGCACGAATACATCCTATATGACATATTTCTGGGCATCCATTAACCCAGGCGCATTGATGTTAACACTTATTTCACCAGAAATGGGAGATGCGCTTAGTGAACTTTCAGGCGTGAAATTACCTGTTTGGGTTACCTATTTAATAGGGTACATCTTGATTATCGTTGTATGCCTAACAATCGCTATTAAAAAATTACGTGCCAACATGAAAAGTAACCGATGA
- a CDS encoding DUF58 domain-containing protein — protein sequence MTQKIILPEDWLAKISRFQLATASKLRGQHKGSHRSQRFGASLDFSDFREYHLGDDVRQVDWNVFARTDKYFIKRFLDEQEMRVHILLDTTKSMGDDTKWIFARQIVASLGLMVLGRDDRLSFSFVQDEMKPPFRRKGAMYRRAFLQVIAEIEEADYTGSFAQGALRALPKDSTVLFIVTDGLESIEEWEQLLKRLPRYAGDVRLLQIVTEEELSPNYTGDVRLLDRETGKDVNVTMSSKVLDAYMARRLLHEEEFEAICRRFGARKLQLKVEDGLQHAIFQQLLKAHWIR from the coding sequence GTGACACAAAAAATAATATTACCCGAAGATTGGTTAGCGAAAATTAGTCGCTTCCAATTGGCAACGGCCTCCAAATTGCGAGGGCAGCATAAAGGCTCGCACCGTTCGCAGCGCTTCGGGGCATCACTCGATTTCTCAGATTTTCGTGAATATCATTTAGGTGATGATGTACGGCAGGTCGATTGGAACGTATTTGCAAGAACGGATAAATACTTTATAAAAAGATTTTTAGATGAACAAGAGATGCGTGTTCACATTTTGCTAGATACCACTAAATCCATGGGGGATGATACTAAATGGATATTTGCTCGTCAAATTGTTGCTTCTCTTGGTTTAATGGTGCTTGGTCGTGACGATCGTTTATCCTTTTCTTTTGTACAAGATGAGATGAAGCCGCCATTTCGCCGTAAAGGCGCTATGTATCGACGCGCTTTTTTACAAGTCATAGCGGAAATAGAAGAAGCTGATTACACAGGAAGCTTTGCACAGGGAGCTTTAAGAGCATTACCCAAAGATAGTACAGTGCTATTTATTGTTACAGATGGACTAGAGTCGATTGAGGAATGGGAGCAACTGTTAAAAAGATTGCCGCGCTATGCAGGGGATGTCCGTCTATTACAAATTGTCACAGAGGAGGAGCTCTCTCCTAATTACACTGGTGATGTCCGCCTATTAGATCGTGAGACTGGCAAAGATGTCAACGTTACAATGTCCTCTAAAGTTTTAGACGCATATATGGCACGACGTTTATTACATGAAGAAGAATTCGAAGCTATTTGTCGACGCTTTGGTGCTCGAAAATTACAGCTTAAAGTGGAGGATGGATTACAGCATGCCATCTTTCAGCAATTATTAAAAGCACATTGGATTAGGTGA
- the thiW gene encoding energy coupling factor transporter S component ThiW, with protein sequence MSVRKLTIMALLVAIAVAGSTFVSIPTGIARAYPIQHAINVIGAILLGPVPAVIIALITAIIRILTGTGSLLAIPGSVIGAFCAALAYKYSSKPLLAGIGEIVGTGIIASLIAVPYAYILMGTSVAAMFFMPAFLTSSIIGAFLGMAVASSLRNTVLIKNFH encoded by the coding sequence ATGTCAGTTCGAAAATTAACAATCATGGCTTTATTAGTGGCCATTGCCGTAGCAGGCTCTACCTTCGTTTCAATTCCAACAGGGATTGCGCGAGCTTATCCAATACAACATGCCATCAATGTCATCGGTGCCATTCTACTCGGCCCAGTACCAGCCGTCATCATTGCCCTTATTACGGCGATTATTCGAATTCTAACAGGGACAGGCTCCCTATTAGCCATTCCTGGCAGTGTTATTGGCGCTTTTTGTGCAGCGTTGGCTTATAAATACAGTAGTAAACCTTTGCTAGCAGGGATTGGTGAAATTGTAGGGACTGGGATCATTGCTTCTCTCATTGCAGTACCATATGCATATATCTTAATGGGGACGTCCGTCGCAGCAATGTTTTTCATGCCTGCCTTTTTAACCTCTAGTATTATTGGTGCTTTTTTAGGTATGGCCGTTGCTAGTAGTCTACGAAATACTGTACTTATTAAAAATTTTCATTAA